The genomic stretch GTTGTTTCCATACTGTAGCCACTTCTCAGGACAAGGATTACATGTATGACCTTGAAAACAAAGCAGCACATGACCAGGTCTGTCAGTGAGGGCAGTCTCTAGTGGATTCCCCTGCAGGATCACTGGAGCACTGCACAGCCCCTCACAGAGAAGCAACAGCTCCTCTTTCATTCTGCAGATAAATTCACATCTCCAGTGAAGActttaaaaacacagctgccagAGGACCAGATAAACATTTCTAAATGAAGATCAGAAAAATAACTAATAAAGATGTTCTTGGATTCTGACCAGATGGAGGGATGTGGATCAAGGTGGACATACTGATAAAGGAAATCTAGTATGTCTGTCATATGGGTATGTATACTCATATGGACTTACTTTTAACTTTCTGTTAAAAACATCAGGGCCAACTCTTTCCTGATACACGGTTTACACAGTAACTTACAGTTGAACTTCTCTGGTAGCATTTCATACCTGCTGTGAATTCAGTGTGCAGATGGCAGACTGACAGACAGCTGAAGTAATGCATAATGGGCTCACTACTCTTCAGGAAAATATCTTTCTGGCAGCTGTACTTTGACTCTTTCTGCCACATTATTCTGCTAGCTTCCTGTTGGGACCTTGGGTGGTACTGAAGCCAGAAAGATCTCAAAATGTTGGTGTTTCCCATCACTCTTGCACCATTTTGGTAACTCCATTTCTATTTGGAGGCAGAAATAGtcacagagagcaaaaaaaaCTGCCAGAGAAAGTACTTCGGAGATCTCAGCAGATTGGGGAGATTGGTTCTAGTTATTGGTTGGATCATGCTCATTGTTCTGCAGTTCATAGGATCATTTTACATTGCAAAAAACAGTGCCAGCTTGGAACACCAGGATTTGATGATGGATGGCAATAGATAGCACAGCATGGTGCATTTGACTCTTACATTGCCTGCGAGTAGCTTCTATTTTGTATTAAATTCAAATGCAGACTTTTACAAAGATGATAACGTTGTTACTCTCGCAAGAGCCTTTCATTGATTATGATTCCGTTCCCTCTTCTATATGATAACCTAGCACAATCAGCTCTCCCACCATTGAAGTTTCGCACCATTTGCACAAGAAAAcgaaagccaaaacaaaaaactcagcaTACTGAAAGTATTCCAGACAAATAGAGGCAGTAGGAACTTTCCATCAAAAAATGTTTCCAGCAGAATTCACTAAGACTGACTGTGGGAAAGGCGGGTGCAATGTCAATGAATTTTCCTATTAGaaacaatcatttttaaaaagtttcattaTTATAGTATTTTCTGAATTACAATGTTTGTTTTTAGGGTTTAAAACAGCTCCAttacagaaattcaaaaataTACTTCAAAAAGACTGAAACTTTAAAGTTATCAAAATGGAAATGCAGCCTTTCAACTGACTCAGTTgaaatcagttttcaaatgaaacCGTTCAAGGCAATTTTAAGGATTACGATTTTTCTTCACAGTTTGGTTGatataaaaaatcagatttgtgaCTACTGTCATGGGATGGGGCATCATCTTCTCATTACTATGTACCTTTGGAAGTGGCCAGTTGCTTTACAGTCTCTGGTAAGTTCAGATTCTGAGTCTGGAGAAGCTCCAATTGCTGGTTGAGGCTTTCCATAATTGCCTTTTCCTCGATTAAGTTTTCATCCCTTTCGCATACCAGGTGGAAGACCAGGATGACTTCAATCTCAGTGAAACAAGAAGAAATTGTGCCATTATTATTAAATCCAAACAGCTCAATGTAAGCTTGATAAACTTACCAAAGTCACACATCCCTTCGCACGACTGAAAATACTTGACCTAGATGCATTATATCCCAATTTCAAGGTCTGAGGGATCTCCTGAATGAGTAAACTCCCAGTAAAAGATAAATTTTGCTCCATTAATCCCTTAGGCTAATCTTTTCCCTATTTCCTATCCTTTTAGTTGTTTGTATTGAAATCTGAGCACCTCTTCTGTGATCGTACTTACACCTGGCAGCCAAGACTCCTACAGCTGCCACTGAACTTAGGCAGAAGATCCCAAATGATATTGTAGCCAGTTGTCAACAGAAAGATAGACTGGGAGATTCTGAGATAAACAAAGACAAGGAAAACAGCAAGAACAGGGACCTCTCATCTTTGTATCTTCAGCTCCTACATTGCACAAGACAATATGACCCTTAGTCTGCCCAGTGAGTTGCAGAGTTTCAGACCAGTACGCAATTTTGCATTATGAAAACTGCCATGTTGGCTGGCTGTGCCCAGGCATCCTTAGCAGTCAGGGGCTGGGAAGTGAGTAGTTTGTGGAGACTATTGTAGCCAGTGGCTTTTAAGAGGATATAGATCCTTGAATTGGACAAGTGAGGCTGGGCAGAACAGAATTTCACACATGGAATATTTCCATCAAGGAAATATTTGTATCTACAACATGGCTGAGATTTTTCTATGCAATCATCTATGTGGGGTATTTTCACTTATGAAAGCCTAACCTGGTAAACTGGGAATTAATTTGCCTTTTCAGAAAATAACCTCTTAAACACTTACTAATGAAAGCAAGGTCCCtgtaaaataatatgaaattaggCCATATAGATGTGAACAGGACCACATATCTGTAGTTGCACAGAAACAGAGTCTCACACCTGGAAATCTACACACTCATTCTCATAATGCAGACATAAGCAAACACCTGCATGAATTtacaaaaaatccccaaaccacagaGGAGTGAATTATTTCCAATTTATGACTTTGTGTTCTTTTACTACACCCCAATCTGAAATTTATACTATGCTGAAGGCACCAACAGAAATAACTGGGATATCCACCTGTGATATTCCTGCCTTTTATCTCCTGTACTCCCTACTCCTTTAGCCTAATAGTTAAGAAAAACCTTACTAGAGCAGTGGGAATTAAGTTTCAGTCCTCAAGTATAAAACTCAAGGACCCCTGGAAAAGTGACAATGAGATAATCACTAACTAGCCAATAAGGGacaatttctttcagaaaagagcTCTTCAATCTGTTAATCTGATCAGTTCATCTTCAGATGGTTATTCAGGCTGGAgcaaaacatttctttatttttctagaaaCTTTCATACAGAAGGATTCTAAAGCACTAATAAATAGCATACAGAATGCAGATTTGGGATGAGCCATATTCCTCCCTTCCTCTGTGAAGCTATATGGTATTCTTTTTATGAATTTAAGTACAGAAAGAGAGATATTTCTCTATTAGTTCCTTCTCTTGAGGGATAACCTGTAATTTTTCCCTCACATTTACTCCATCCTGGTTTAGTCAGTCAAATTTAAATGAGCAAAGCAGAAAGACTTTCACAAGGTCCTTCAGACAGATTATTTCACTAACTTCTAGAAAATGACACTTAATATCTATCCTGAACATGTTTACTTCTACTCAACTGCATCCCATAACCTTAGTTATATCTTTCCTTTCAAGTCAAACACTTTTTTCACATTCTCCAGTTTTccattctttttaatttcttgccTTCTTTCTATCCCTCTAATTTATTTGGAGATTTGAGCCCAAAGGCTCCTAGAAGCTGAGTTGTAGTATGTAGGTGACATCCTCCTGAGTGTCACATAAAAACTACTCTCCTCCATGGTGAGAATTCACCTTGAAGAGATCTGTCCCCCAACACCACCACGACCTTTTGCTGCAGCAACTTGTAACACCTGGTTTTGGGAGTTTCCAATGTCATGAACTTCAGGTCTGCATATGTCACTTCTTCCATCGTTTCTGGCAAGGTTACAGCAGAATTCAAAGTTTTGGTTGATCCCACAGGGGAGACAGAAGTAAGGTTCTGACTGAGATCAAACAAATGGCCAATGTCACTGGGAATTAACAGAGTGATTCATTTACAAGTCAGAAGGGTGTTTTGGCTCATATAAAGGGACTGTATGACACACAGATTCAGGGTGTTGTTTATATGCAGCAGGATATTCTAAAATGGAGTCACAAAATAGCATTTAACTCTCCTGTGCGTGCAGAAATGCAGAGGGAATGGGACATGGAATTCTCTCGTTCTCAATCCCTGGAACAAACCCATACAGTTATCCATTTTTAGATATACTCTTTCTgtagaaagaaaagggaggaagaggaaaggtgAAGAGGAACTGACATTAACTTTGGATTATGTCTAAGCGATTCTTAGATGTTTTCCagctgggggaggtggggggagtgTGGAGGGTTGGAAGTGGGGGAAGGGTGTTCCCTGGCTTTATTACACAGTGATTAATATTCAGCAGATTCAACCAGAAGGGCTCCCGGATGTCATTGGCTTAGATGGTGGAGGAAGAATGAAGATAAAATGAAGTGAGAATCATACTCATCCCCCGTTCTGAGCACTCCATGCTGACTTTGACTGGGTAGCACATACACCTGCCATAGCCATTACCCATTGCTCGGACATGGAGAAATGAACCCAGGTTTCACAGCTGCCATTCTAAGCATgtctgcactgcaagaaaaggagTGAGCTGAAGAAATCTGCTAAACTAATGGAGAGGCTGGGAAGAAAATTCACAAAACATACTATAGCACTGCTTCTAGACTAGCTCTGGCCTGGAAGCAGTCTAGGCACATTCACACATCTCACCCTGCCTTTTAGCAAGACTTATTAACTGAGTACAGAAGAAGGTCATTGTGCTCGGACTGTCACTTCCTATAAATGGAGGTAACCTGCCAGCTTGAGGATCTGTGCCATGCTCTCTTGAATGTCTAGTGCTAGGAATAACatggaaatatttaattaagtCCCAAGTGTACCAATATTTCTAGGTCTGCTGGTAAAAAGACAGGAATCTCTGAGAGCTGAATCTCCATGTCTTATCACAGACAGTAGTACCACATGCAGGCCAGGAACTGCTGTTCTCATCAGCAATTAATCTATGGAACCAAAGAACAGTATCAAGTAATACAGAATACTATCCCCTAGCATGACATTTTATCTGGAGCATTCCCAGGCCCTAAGAGATCAGAGCTCCCTGAGTACAGGACATAAGACATTCCAGACTTTTAtcttacagtggaaaaaatgagCACAGTGACTTAAGACTCCAGCATCTGGGCAAAGGAGTATACAGAATAAATTTTAATTTCTAGGAGTGTCTGGCCCAGTTTCTAGTAAACTGATGGTTTTGAATCCATCATCATGTGTTCTGTCAGGGAGGCAACAACCCTTATGACCTCAGTGGAAAAAGCATGAAATGTGAGTGGAAAGTATGTGGAGAAAGAACCACGACCAGCTACACTGTTTTCTTGTATGCAGTTCAGTCAATAAAGATCTGGTTTTCTTTTACAAGCATGGAGCCCTTTTGGATTATCATCATCcaataaaaatacatgaaagccTTGATAAAGTCTTGCTAAAACTGCAAAAGTATTAGGGGTCCCTGTAAGGCCCAAATGTGTTCcatattttacatttctaaatGCACAAGGGAAAATATTTGGCATGACTAATCAAGCTGGCTTTAATGGACTACTCCTTTGAAGGGTAACAGGGAATGAGTAGCAATCTCTCAACAACTTCTAAGAGCAGTACAACAGCATTTCTTTAGCTCTTTGAGAGCTTTGAATGGGCCTGACATGCAACACTTGATTTACCATGAACAGGAGAGCTGAGAGTGGAGAGAAGTATTTTCTGTCCATACACCAGTCTGCTTTCTCTGGTATCTAGGGATGGTATGTGCGAATCACATAGTTTAATACGGAATGGACTGTTAGATTTTAAACAATAGGAGAGAACAGTGAAAAGTCAATGGTGggatatttgtttgttttagcaattCTGTAAGTTTgatcacattttcaaaagcttttgaaAGGTGGTGAGGGGGaaatattaaagagaaaattCACTTCAgtataaaacaaatcaaaaaaaaataaaatcttgagATAAATGAGGTAAACTATGAAGTGAATGTGGAGAAATTTAAACCATTGTTGGATGATAGGCTAGCAGTGCGATAAATGGATTATTTGAACCACAATACTAATGGCAATGCCatagaaataagaaaagaatgaTCAGTAAGATTCAGCAAGAATGAGTTATGACATGCTTTTAGAGTGAGCTACTTCAGGTCTCAGTGCTGTTTTTTCTTTAGAGAATTTTTTATCACTTTATGGGATATTTCTCCAGTTCAATCCTTCTAAATTTGAGATTTTCATCAGATagaatttcagttaaaaatcaaCTGGTAACCTTTTGCTGAGAATCACACTGATAATGAAAAGCCTCTGAAACACATtgataattttcactttttttccacaTTGAACCCCACCAGTGTTAAATGCTGTACATACAATAAAGATTATTTTACAGTTTTGCTGGgtcttttcttctaaaacatcTATAATATACAATAGAATttaaggggaaagagagaaaaggaatctTTTCCCATCCCCACATAAACACAAAGCCATTAGTTCATGTTTCTATGTTTGTTATTTGTCCGCCAGGACTAAGATACCTCTTTCCAGTAACAGATCAGTTTAGATACAAAAGTAATTAGACAGACTGATAAACATATAAACAATTTGATGCTAATGCATGTTCATACTGCACCACTACTTTTATAATTAGAGAATGGTAAATGTTTTTAGCCTGCCTTGTGAGACTACATTATGTTTATGAACCCATTTGTTCTGCTCTATGCCCCTAATATGCATCACCAAGGCTAATGATTCACCAGCTTAATGTGAATACATTGTGATTGCAACATGTAGCAACAAGACTCTCTAGTTGCTACAGTGCTGAGTTCTTAATTATCCTGCCCTTATTATACATTTATACACCAGTCAGGGGTGGTTCCTGAACACAAATAGTAACACAATACTGCAGAACATTTTTTCTATCTTagttgttcaaaagaaaaagagaaggtgaACACAATATATACATGCAACCATGTTCTGAATAATGTCCAGTACTAGTAATCTAAAGCAGTtctagaaaagagagaaaattaatgGGTCATTGAAAGGAATCTACTAATTTAACCAGCTGCAGGAAGAACAGTAACCAGGATATGGGAAATAACATGTACTCCCTGTGATGCAAAGCATCTGGGGGACTTGGCTGGCCACGTGGGAAGTTCAGGACTGCAGCCTGTCAGAAAGGAGTGAGAAAACTGGCAGAATTGTAGGACTGGCATAGCAGGAGACTTCCAGGTGAAAGAGATGATGGCAGAGCCTTAAAATAGGAGATGCACATGACATTGTAttgcatatacatacataataCTGTATAAAATTAGTTTTTCATTGAAAACTTTCACTTCAGCAGGGACATCCCACGTGTAACATGGGCTTGTGATCCGTGGGCTTGTCAACAGGTTGGATCAGCAGAGGTAGGACAATGTGAGTGCAGGGACAGAACTCCATTTAAACAGGTCAGCAACATGACCTTCAGCCCTCTCCAGTCTCCCTCAGGGTAAGGgcggggaaaagaaaaatagcaatgaACAAACTCAGAGACCCTTTTTTCTCACAGAAGGAAGGCTCAGATCTGCAGATAATCCAAAATACCCTTCCCTGACTTAGTTCAGTATCAAAAGTAAGAACTCATAGCCACAGCTCTTCTTCCTAACTGGAAGGTTTTAGAGAGTCCctcaaaaaagggagagaaagtggCCAAGAGAATAAAGAAAGGAGGCAGGCAGAAACAAGCAAGAATTAACAGAGTAacacagagggaaagagaaaacccAAGAATCTGAAGGGCAGAGAAGCAGGACAGACCCAGAGGAGGACAGAAAGACGTAGAGTGTGAAGCAGACAGGATTAAACACACAGCAAGGAATCTGTCCCTTCTCTTACTCAGTGGATGGATTAAGATGAACCAAAGCTAGGAAGAAGAAGCAGACCCTGAGCTACTTGAGACAGCAAGATGCCACAGAATCACCCCATGGGAATGCACAGATCAGTTGTGATCTGCTTTGCTTTAGGGTGTTTCTTATGGGTAAGTTATATCTCAAGTTCCTTCTTATGTGGTCTTTGCTCATTTGGGTTGTTATTTAGAAAGGTGGAGAGGTGCTAGAAAATGATAATCATAAGAATTTCCCTGACATTTAAAGATATAAAAGAGGATATACACAGAAGACTATTTGCTACTGTCCCAGGGATGGTAGAATACAGATCAAGGTATCTCAAGCTGAAGAATGAGAAGGGTATGAATGTTATAAAACAGGTTgctacataaaaagaaaaagtagaattcAAACATGCATGGGTCTAATAAGCAGCAGGATGTTTAGTTGCTCTTCATATTTGAGCATGGAGAAGAATTTTTGTCTGTAGTTTGACAAAGCTTGTGGTGAGAGAATAGAAGGGAACTTGGGGTCTGTACCGGGAACACAATGTTAAGTAGGATTTTAGTGACTCTGCTGGAAGCAGAGAAGGTAAGATATGAAGCATTGCAGTTGGTATCACAATAATTTCCAATCTATGGCAGAATACATGAAGGAAACAGTAGAAAGTAGTTAACAATGAGTCCTTGTTGTAGGAGATTCAGACTGATATTAGTCTGGGTGAGAGATGAAAGTTGCAGATGACAAAGACTTCATTTATTCTGCCTATctattgtttgtttttcttctagttCCCTCCAGTGAGAGGTGAGGAAGGTTGTGTGAATGCTGAACTGTGAGTATTTGTAGATCTTGCATTCTTTTAAGAAGATAATGGAGTAGAAAGGCAGTAGTGGACACCAATGTTATGACATGGTGGCAGACATTTTCCAgaaaatttccagaaaattaaaatttccaTTGCTTTGAATGCGAACCATATTGATCACTTCTATTTATTATACTGATTATGTGACAGTGTTTCTGGTCCCTGTTTGGATAACTATGATGGCTAACAGCTTTCTCACTTAATTTTGATTGACTTAGATTATAAAATCAGAATTGAtgtttccatgaaaaaaattGGTTTGAAATATACTGCTTTGCTGAATATTCCTCTTGGTAATGTCATTTGTAAGAATAACAGAAATTAAggcaaaataagaatgaaaaatggCCTAGGAGAATTCTATTTTTACTAAAGAAATATCTTTCAAAAACTTACAGGCAGGTTTACTAATTGAAACCAAAGGAACATGCAAAACAACATCCAAAGGTACCCACACATCCAGAAAGAATAAGAGAGAAagtcagaaaagcaaagcaaaatataaCAGGGTTGTGAAGGCTAAATTGTGAAAaaaagtgtggaagaagagaagtTCAGAAATTATAACATCATGCAAAACCCTAAGGTTTGCAAACAGAACTGGGGAGGTATTAATATCAGGGGAACAACACAGAGTTAAATCTGAACAGAAAGGAAACTCCCCTAAGAGTGAGATTGATGAGGTTGGGCAGTTGTCTCCTCCATGAAGCACAGTGGATTCCCCTTTGTTTGTGCCATTTAGAAGCTGGAATGTAAGTGAGAATTGTGAGGGAAGCCGGAAAAGGATACTATAGTGATCTTcccatttcttcagttttctttggcTAACTCTTTTTGTACCCTTTTCTCCTCAGCTGTTCAGGCACTGAATGGGTCCGTCTGTGGTATATCTGGTAAGATGGCATACACTTATTCTAAATATCTGCATCATTTGACaattacagtaataaaaattgGAATTCAATAAGATCCTGTAACTAGCTGAAGTGTGATGGTATCACCGCTTTCTCTCTGTGCCCTTTACTGCTCTAAAGTAGCACTGCAATCCCTTAGCCATCACATTGCCTTTGACAAATGGTTAGCTCACCTTCACAGGCATCCATTTTTATTACATGCATTAATTTTGTTGGATGCACAATATTAACAAAGACTTCATGATGTTAACAGGCCTTTTTAAAGGCCCTTTTATTTAGTAATTTCAGTCTGATTTCTCAGTAGTTCTCATCAACATGTACATGTTAAAAAGGATGGCAGTAGTTACAAACCTACTAGGCTGCATTAATAAGATTGTAGCCAGCGATTGAGGGATatgatttttcctctctgctcatcATTCTTGAGAACACATCTGGAATACCtggtccagttttgggcccccaaTACAAAGTAGATGTTgacaaactggagcaagtccGGTGGATGGCCAATAAAATGGTCAGGGGACTGCAGCACATTATGTATGAGGAGGGGATGAAAGAAGTGAGTTTTTTCAGCCTGCAGAAGGCTGGGGTACAGAGGGGATCTAATTGCAGTTCTCTCCTACTTAAAGTGGATTTATAGAAAAGATGGAGCCAGAGTCTTCTCAGAGTTGCACAATGGAAGGACCAGAGGTGACAGGccagggaaattctgattagacaGAAGGAGCAAATGCTTTCCTACTAGAGCAGGTGCCCAGATGTGCCATGGTATCTCCATCTGCAGAATTGTGGAGACTGTCTCAGCTCTGCTGAACAAGGCTGCAGATGACCTCATCTAGCTTTGAAGTTAGACCTGCTTTAAGCAGGGAGTTGGATTACAGACCTCACTCAGCAGGTCCCTTCCAGCCAAAGTCTTTTTATTCTAACTCTGCTTTGTCTCCCCTTCTAGGCTAGTGGTTGTGATTGGCGGGTTGCTGCTCCTCTGCGGACTGGTTTCAGCCTGTGTGAGATGTTGTTTTCATCTCCATCAGACAAGGGAGGAATCAGGTCTTCAACCCTATGAAGTCACAGTCATTGCTTTTGACCATGACAGCACCCTCCAGAGCACCATTACCTGTGAGTTTGCTTCAACAGAGGTGGGAATCCAAGCGCACTCCATTGTGAGAGGCTGCACTATAAAAAGCTCAGAATATGACATCCCAAAGTCCTTCACTAGGTTGGCAGAGGGAAGGTCCTGGCAGGATCCTGGGAAAGGAGTATCTATAAATAGTACACATTAAGGTTCTCACAAGGCTGTATATAGCAATCCCAGACAGATGGTAAGTCATCCATGTCTGTGAGACATGTCTGGGTGGAACAAGGGCAGCTATACTGTAGGATCCTTGATGGGCATTTGAGGAAGGAGTAATTACAGAATGTGGCTGATGGTAGCTCTCCTCATAGGCtgcggtggtggtggggggatgCAAAGGGGGAATGA from Dromaius novaehollandiae isolate bDroNov1 chromosome 1, bDroNov1.hap1, whole genome shotgun sequence encodes the following:
- the TMEM52B gene encoding transmembrane protein 52B — its product is MPQNHPMGMHRSVVICFALGCFLWFPPVRGEEGCVNAELCSGTEWVRLWYIWLVVVIGGLLLLCGLVSACVRCCFHLHQTREESGLQPYEVTVIAFDHDSTLQSTITSLHSVFGPAARRILAVAHSHNAVQGTPPLSGSDTPPVYEEALHMSRFTVAKTRQKVPDLDSVPEEKLQTSTEGNHSQPALPEC